A stretch of Mustela nigripes isolate SB6536 chromosome 6, MUSNIG.SB6536, whole genome shotgun sequence DNA encodes these proteins:
- the LALBA gene encoding alpha-lactalbumin, whose product MMSFISLLLVGIMFPAIQAKQFTKCELSQVLKDMDGFGGIALPEWICTIFHTSGYDTQTIVNNNGSTEYGLFQINNKVWCKDNKILQSRNICNISCDKFLDDDLTDDMTCAKKILNKEGIEYWLAHKPLCSEKLEQWHCEKL is encoded by the exons ATGATGTCCTTTATCTCTCTGCTCCTGGTTGGCATCATGTTTCCTGCCATCCAGGCAAAGCAATTTACTAAATGTGAGCTGTCCCAGGTTCTGAAAGACATGGATGGCTTTGGAGGCATTGCCTTGCCTGAAT GGATCTGTACTATATTTCATACCAGTGGCTATGATACACAAACCATAGTCAATAACAATGGCAGCACAGAATATGGACTCTTCCAGATCAACAATAAAGTTTGGTGCAAGGACAACAAGATCCTTCAGTCAAGGAACATCTGTAACATCTCCTGTGACA AGTTCCTGGATGATGACCTTACTGATGACATGACTTGTGCTAAGAAGATTCTGAACAAGGAAGGAATCGAATACTG GTTGGCCCATAAACCACTCTGCTCTGAGAAGCTGGAACAGTGGCACTGTGAGAAGTTGTGA